The proteins below are encoded in one region of Anguilla anguilla isolate fAngAng1 chromosome 3, fAngAng1.pri, whole genome shotgun sequence:
- the xkrx gene encoding XK-related protein 2, with protein sequence MTMAVKCEGTENDIFEYQQYQPSHKPASNRPIVVVNHSSIHPPFGVVITTVLYCAEFVSAAVLCSMYHKTDDQFWLGLTITFMLVPSVLTQLTLTFVHRDLGRDRPLVLLLHLLQMGPILRCVEALMVYFQAGREEEPYVTISRKIRLSMGGGTPTEWEVSHSERKLAAHRNAFKRTAVIQAFLGSTPQLTLQLYATIQEKYMPYTRVVLMGITLVSITYGALVCSVLAIQIKYDDYKVRLRPAAYLCMVLWRGLEIATRVAALVLCSTALTYWVAPAVLGNLAFFLLLPWAEFWTRKASLPENLEKDLSKVGTTVVLCLVTLLYACINIFCWSAVELDLAHRDLIEKRQRWGRLAAYYSVRLAENIVLVVLWYFFRSDYYEHVCAPMLVLQLIVCYALAVLFMLLFYQYCHPCRRLFGRNVEDCLRCVCCRPDGAAQPHAEVSLTLTPQVPPPPDLTSQLGLDRETDILDDITDAA encoded by the exons ATGACTATGGCTGTTAAGTGCGAAGGAACCGAAAACGATATTTTTGAATACCAACAGTATCAACCAAGCCACAAGCCGGCTTCAAACCGGCCCATTGTGGTTGTCAACCACAGCAGCATTCACCCTCCTTTTGGCGTTGTTATTACCACCGTATTGTATTGTGCCGAATTCGTTAGCGCAGCGGTTCTCTGTAGTATGTACCACAAGACCGACGACCAGTTCTGGTTGGGGCTGACCATTACCTTCATGCTAGTACCCTCGGTGCTGACTCAGCTGACGCTGACTTTTGTACATCGGGACCTGGGAAGAGACCGGCCTCTTGTCCTTCTCTTACATCTTCTACAAATGGGACCGATACTCAG gtgtgtggaggCTCTGATGGTGTACTTCCAGGCCGGAAGGGAGGAGGAGCCGTACGTGACCATCAGCAGGAAGATCCGGCTGAGCATGGGCGGGGGCACGCCCACGGAGTGGGAGGTCAGCCACTCGGAGCGCAAGCTGGCGGCCCACCGCAACGCCTTCAAACGCACCGCCGTCATCCAGGCCTTCCTGGGCTCCACCCCCCAGCTCACCCTGCAGCTGTACGCCACCATCCAGGAGAAGTACATGCCATACACACGCG TTGTCCTGATGGGCATCACCCTGGTCTCCATAACCTACGGGGCCctggtgtgcagtgtgctggCCATCCAGATCAAGTACGACGACTACAAGGTGCGGCTGCGCCCGGCGGCGTACCTGTGCATGGTGCTGTGGCGCGGGCTGGAGATCGCCACGCGCGTGGCGGCCCTGGTGCTCTGCAGCACCGCGCTCACCTACTGGGTGGCCCCCGCCGTGCTGGGCAACCTGGCCTTCTTCCTGCTGCTCCCCTGGGCCGAGTTCTGGACCCGGAAGGCCTCGCTGCCTGAGAACCTGGAGAAGGACCTGAGCAAGGTGGGCACCACAGTGGTGCTGTGCCTGGTCACGCTGCTCTATGCCTGCATCAACATCTTCTGCTGGTCGGCGGTGGAGCTGGACCTGGCGCACCGCGACCTGATCGAGAAGCGGCAGCGCTGGGGCCGGCTGGCGGCCTACTACAGCGTGCGGCTGGCCGAGAACATCGTGCTGGTCGTCCTGTGGTACTTCTTCAGGTCGGACTACTACGAGCACGTGTGCGCGCCCATGCTGGTGCTGCAGCTGATCGTCTGCTACGCGCTGGCCGTGCTCTTCATGCTGCTCTTCTACCAGTACTGCCACCCCTGCCGCCGCCTCTTCGGCCGCAACGTGGAGGACTGCCTGCGCTGCGTGTGCTGCCGCCCGGACGGCGCCGCCCAGCCCCACGCCGAGGTCTCCCTGACGCTCACGCCGCaggtcccgccccccccggacCTCACCAGCCAGCTGGGGCTTGACCGCGAGACGGACATTCTCGATGATATCACGGATGCCGCCtga